In a single window of the Amia ocellicauda isolate fAmiCal2 chromosome 20, fAmiCal2.hap1, whole genome shotgun sequence genome:
- the LOC136715795 gene encoding uncharacterized protein LOC136715795, whose protein sequence is MDFDWEKWLLDEDDDLGLQGYAASVPDSQCGHKVVWELIPGRPAVPNKPASVCRVSSSTEEHRGHEEGGCSQMGTPQGHPGTAALEEASCGPCDSSVTQLGEVCVENAAHSPSTLQPGQGRPLSRIPQFPAEPEKPTSTGMILKRVMPQQCHVEPGVHIKRRQWRSQNLLSVSSQDRERGEERPLQLTSSRKMLKRVIPQECRVEPGMKKRQWRDQNLVSVSSQERERGEESLLQPTSSRKMLKRVIPQQCHMEPGMKKRQWRALDHRSLQSPLPESSCT, encoded by the exons ATGGATTTT GACTGGGAGAAGTGGCTCCTTGATGAAGACGATGACCTCGGCCTTCAGGGCTACGCCGCCTCTGTTCCCGACTCACAGTGTGGCCACAAGGTCGTTTGGGAATTGATCCCAGGTCGTCCGGCTGTGCCCAACAAGCCCGCCTCTGTGTGCCGCGTGTCCTCGTCCACGGAGGAGCACAGGGGCCATGAGGAAGGGGGTTGCAGTCAGATGGGAACCCCACAGGGCCATCCTGGCActgcagccctggaggaggCTTCCTGTGGCCCCTGTGACTCCAGCGTCACACAGCTGGGAGAGGTCTGTGTGGAGAATGCTGCCCACAGTCCCAGTACTCTTCAGCCTGGCCAGGGCCGGCCCCTCAGCAGGATCCCACAATTTCCTGCCGAGCCCGAGAAGCCCACCTCCACCGGAATGATCTTGAAGAGGGTAATGCCTCAGCAGTGCCACGTGGAGCCAGGCGTGCACATCAAGAGGAGGCAGTGGAGGTCCCAGAACCTGCTTTCTGTGTCGTCccaggatagagagagaggggaggagaggcCACTGCAGCTCACATCCAGCAGAAAAATGCTGAAGAGGGTGATTCCTCAAGAGTGCCGTGTGGAGCCAGGAATGAAGAAGAGGCAGTGGAGGGATCAGAACCTGGTGTCTGTGTCgtcccaggagagagagagaggagaggagagcctGCTGCAGCCCACGTCCAGCAGAAAAATGCTGAAGAGGGTGATTCCTCAGCAGTGCCACATGGAGCCAGGAATGAAGAAGAGGCAGTGGAGGGCCCTGGACCACCGCAGCTTACAGAGCCCCCTGCCTGAGAGCAGCTGCACATGA